In Maylandia zebra isolate NMK-2024a linkage group LG12, Mzebra_GT3a, whole genome shotgun sequence, a single genomic region encodes these proteins:
- the LOC112435657 gene encoding uncharacterized protein LOC112435657 isoform X3, with protein MLCSYTLTETVTPSQCQVIDGLIYLQCENFPHIYPIPSQITGKILDGSTRAQSAYFLKKNIFQMYEKLIGACLENGSHWTLFFCDIPKRTIVYMNSFGESEVRKSAVLKNWSSFASARGCAGEWTLSHVSHPHQQDGNSCGVHVIMFAQSLIDGKTQVEEYNTEITKLRSRLCHYLFSSIDRTRKCSQCWCVIAAKDRVQCQKCGAYKHMRCSKSVCGICIFCETQCSTAEGKELCSIVGGYTGGAIEVASEECHQGKHQAANDKGKVPKGENICSKSTSNSEIGRLTVRDEGTQTEDKEKETEVYGTSLSTDNAAADDVDRIDADTEFQTDSEGTSTVYRVHGRLSVPSSKKKTYTITEDEIKRRINAENMSVHVFRGLIGGRKAKLPAMILDRPKKAKTKVTVFSVLSEEEAGELALGFAGRLACDVTTDMVCKGIDHSSADMTKQTLLKIQHNLKHELTDSSTFSLLTHTFGPAALDSVISFLCEKLDLVS; from the exons ATGTTATGTTCTTACACCCTTACAGAAACTGTGACTCCTTCACAATGTCAG gTAATAGATGGCCTAATCTATTTGCAGTGTGAG AATTTCCCTCACATTTATCCAATACCAAGCCAAATCACTGGAAAAATTTTGGATGGGTCCACAAGAGCACAAAGTGCATACTTTTTGAAG aaAAACATCTTTCAGATGTATGAGAAATTGATTGGAGCCTGTCTGGAAAACGGCAGCCACTGGACCTTGTTT TTTTGTGACATACCCAAGAGGACCATAGTCTATATGAATTCATTTGGCGAGTCGGAGGTCAGAAAAAGTGCGGTGTTGAAAAACTGGAG CTCATTTGCTTCAGCAAGAGGCTGCGCTGGAGAGTGGACCTTGTCACATGTGAGCCACCCACATCAACAGGATGGGAACTCATGTGGAGTGCATGTCATAATG TTTGCCCAATCTCTCATTGACGGTAAAACACAAGTGGAGGAGTACAACACTGAAATCACAAAGCTCAGGTCCCGACTTTGCCACTACTTATTTTCCTCAATAG ATCGAACTAGGAAGTGCAGTCAGTGCTGGTGTGTGATTGCAGCCAAAGACCGG gTGCAGTGCCAGAAATGTGGTGCATACAAGCACATGCGTTGTTCAAAGTCTGTTTGTGGCATCTGTATCTTCTGTGAGA CACAGTGCAGCACAGCAGAGGGAAAGGAGTTGTGCAGCATAGTGGGTGGCTATACAGGAGGAGCAATAGAAGTAGCCAGTGAAGAATGTCATCAGGGAAAGCATCAGGCAGCGAATGACAAAGGAAAAGTTCCTAAGGGAGAGAACATCTGCAGCAAATCGACAAGTAACAGTGAGATAGGAAGACTGACAGTCAGAGATGAAGGTACACAGactgaagacaaagaaaaagaaacagaagtaTACGGCACAAGTCTGAGTACAGataatgctgctgctgatgatgtTGACAGGATCGATGCAGATACAGAATTCCAAACTGATTCAGAAGGAACTAGTACAGTTTACAGAGTGCATGGTCGCTTATCTGTACCAagctcaaaaaagaaaacctacacAATAACAGAAGACGAGATCAAGCGCAGAATCAACGCAGAGAACATGTCAGTTCATGTTTTCAGAGGTTTGATTGGG ggccGTAAAGCCAAACTGCCCGCAATGATTCTTGACAGGCCTAAGAAGGCCAAAACTAAAGTAACAGTGTTTAGTGTTCTGAGTGAAGAGGAGGCTGGGGAGCTAGCCCTCGGGTTTGCCGGAAGATTGGCCTGCGATGTCACAACAGACATGGTCTGTAAAGGCATCGACCATTCAAGTGCTGATATGACAAA ACAGACTCTTCTCAAAATCCAGCACAATCTTAAACATGAGCTGACTGATTCCTCAACCTTCAGTTTGCTGACACACACCTTTGGCCCCGCTGCACTGGATTCTGTCATTTCATTCCTGTGTGAAAAACTTGATCTTGTTTCTTAA
- the LOC112435657 gene encoding uncharacterized protein LOC112435657 isoform X2, whose product MFLHPYRNCDSFTMSDYLVGVAGPNSIGISSLKSLFDQTNISDEVIDGLIYLQCENFPHIYPIPSQITGKILDGSTRAQSAYFLKKNIFQMYEKLIGACLENGSHWTLFFCDIPKRTIVYMNSFGESEVRKSAVLKNWSSFASARGCAGEWTLSHVSHPHQQDGNSCGVHVIMFAQSLIDGKTQVEEYNTEITKLRSRLCHYLFSSIDRTRKCSQCWCVIAAKDRVQCQKCGAYKHMRCSKSVCGICIFCETQCSTAEGKELCSIVGGYTGGAIEVASEECHQGKHQAANDKGKVPKGENICSKSTSNSEIGRLTVRDEGTQTEDKEKETEVYGTSLSTDNAAADDVDRIDADTEFQTDSEGTSTVYRVHGRLSVPSSKKKTYTITEDEIKRRINAENMSVHVFRGLIGGRKAKLPAMILDRPKKAKTKVTVFSVLSEEEAGELALGFAGRLACDVTTDMVCKGIDHSSADMTKQTLLKIQHNLKHELTDSSTFSLLTHTFGPAALDSVISFLCEKLDLVS is encoded by the exons ATGTTCTTACACCCTTACAGAAACTGTGACTCCTTCACAATGTCAG ATTACCTTGTGGGAGTAGCTGGACCAAACTCTATTGGTATTTCAAGTTTGAAATCCCTGTTTGACCAGACTAACATTTCAGATGAG gTAATAGATGGCCTAATCTATTTGCAGTGTGAG AATTTCCCTCACATTTATCCAATACCAAGCCAAATCACTGGAAAAATTTTGGATGGGTCCACAAGAGCACAAAGTGCATACTTTTTGAAG aaAAACATCTTTCAGATGTATGAGAAATTGATTGGAGCCTGTCTGGAAAACGGCAGCCACTGGACCTTGTTT TTTTGTGACATACCCAAGAGGACCATAGTCTATATGAATTCATTTGGCGAGTCGGAGGTCAGAAAAAGTGCGGTGTTGAAAAACTGGAG CTCATTTGCTTCAGCAAGAGGCTGCGCTGGAGAGTGGACCTTGTCACATGTGAGCCACCCACATCAACAGGATGGGAACTCATGTGGAGTGCATGTCATAATG TTTGCCCAATCTCTCATTGACGGTAAAACACAAGTGGAGGAGTACAACACTGAAATCACAAAGCTCAGGTCCCGACTTTGCCACTACTTATTTTCCTCAATAG ATCGAACTAGGAAGTGCAGTCAGTGCTGGTGTGTGATTGCAGCCAAAGACCGG gTGCAGTGCCAGAAATGTGGTGCATACAAGCACATGCGTTGTTCAAAGTCTGTTTGTGGCATCTGTATCTTCTGTGAGA CACAGTGCAGCACAGCAGAGGGAAAGGAGTTGTGCAGCATAGTGGGTGGCTATACAGGAGGAGCAATAGAAGTAGCCAGTGAAGAATGTCATCAGGGAAAGCATCAGGCAGCGAATGACAAAGGAAAAGTTCCTAAGGGAGAGAACATCTGCAGCAAATCGACAAGTAACAGTGAGATAGGAAGACTGACAGTCAGAGATGAAGGTACACAGactgaagacaaagaaaaagaaacagaagtaTACGGCACAAGTCTGAGTACAGataatgctgctgctgatgatgtTGACAGGATCGATGCAGATACAGAATTCCAAACTGATTCAGAAGGAACTAGTACAGTTTACAGAGTGCATGGTCGCTTATCTGTACCAagctcaaaaaagaaaacctacacAATAACAGAAGACGAGATCAAGCGCAGAATCAACGCAGAGAACATGTCAGTTCATGTTTTCAGAGGTTTGATTGGG ggccGTAAAGCCAAACTGCCCGCAATGATTCTTGACAGGCCTAAGAAGGCCAAAACTAAAGTAACAGTGTTTAGTGTTCTGAGTGAAGAGGAGGCTGGGGAGCTAGCCCTCGGGTTTGCCGGAAGATTGGCCTGCGATGTCACAACAGACATGGTCTGTAAAGGCATCGACCATTCAAGTGCTGATATGACAAA ACAGACTCTTCTCAAAATCCAGCACAATCTTAAACATGAGCTGACTGATTCCTCAACCTTCAGTTTGCTGACACACACCTTTGGCCCCGCTGCACTGGATTCTGTCATTTCATTCCTGTGTGAAAAACTTGATCTTGTTTCTTAA
- the LOC112435657 gene encoding uncharacterized protein LOC112435657 isoform X1, which yields MRGEEEKKELQPDKAPRRLKWMMVAACKKKMISVDYSICFLTDYLVGVAGPNSIGISSLKSLFDQTNISDEVIDGLIYLQCENFPHIYPIPSQITGKILDGSTRAQSAYFLKKNIFQMYEKLIGACLENGSHWTLFFCDIPKRTIVYMNSFGESEVRKSAVLKNWSSFASARGCAGEWTLSHVSHPHQQDGNSCGVHVIMFAQSLIDGKTQVEEYNTEITKLRSRLCHYLFSSIDRTRKCSQCWCVIAAKDRVQCQKCGAYKHMRCSKSVCGICIFCETQCSTAEGKELCSIVGGYTGGAIEVASEECHQGKHQAANDKGKVPKGENICSKSTSNSEIGRLTVRDEGTQTEDKEKETEVYGTSLSTDNAAADDVDRIDADTEFQTDSEGTSTVYRVHGRLSVPSSKKKTYTITEDEIKRRINAENMSVHVFRGLIGGRKAKLPAMILDRPKKAKTKVTVFSVLSEEEAGELALGFAGRLACDVTTDMVCKGIDHSSADMTKQTLLKIQHNLKHELTDSSTFSLLTHTFGPAALDSVISFLCEKLDLVS from the exons AtgaggggagaggaggagaaaaaagaactacAACCAGACAAAGCTCCTAGAAGACTGAAATGGATGATGGTTGCagcatgcaaaaagaaaatgatatcTGTTGACTACAGCATATGCTTTCTCACAGATTACCTTGTGGGAGTAGCTGGACCAAACTCTATTGGTATTTCAAGTTTGAAATCCCTGTTTGACCAGACTAACATTTCAGATGAG gTAATAGATGGCCTAATCTATTTGCAGTGTGAG AATTTCCCTCACATTTATCCAATACCAAGCCAAATCACTGGAAAAATTTTGGATGGGTCCACAAGAGCACAAAGTGCATACTTTTTGAAG aaAAACATCTTTCAGATGTATGAGAAATTGATTGGAGCCTGTCTGGAAAACGGCAGCCACTGGACCTTGTTT TTTTGTGACATACCCAAGAGGACCATAGTCTATATGAATTCATTTGGCGAGTCGGAGGTCAGAAAAAGTGCGGTGTTGAAAAACTGGAG CTCATTTGCTTCAGCAAGAGGCTGCGCTGGAGAGTGGACCTTGTCACATGTGAGCCACCCACATCAACAGGATGGGAACTCATGTGGAGTGCATGTCATAATG TTTGCCCAATCTCTCATTGACGGTAAAACACAAGTGGAGGAGTACAACACTGAAATCACAAAGCTCAGGTCCCGACTTTGCCACTACTTATTTTCCTCAATAG ATCGAACTAGGAAGTGCAGTCAGTGCTGGTGTGTGATTGCAGCCAAAGACCGG gTGCAGTGCCAGAAATGTGGTGCATACAAGCACATGCGTTGTTCAAAGTCTGTTTGTGGCATCTGTATCTTCTGTGAGA CACAGTGCAGCACAGCAGAGGGAAAGGAGTTGTGCAGCATAGTGGGTGGCTATACAGGAGGAGCAATAGAAGTAGCCAGTGAAGAATGTCATCAGGGAAAGCATCAGGCAGCGAATGACAAAGGAAAAGTTCCTAAGGGAGAGAACATCTGCAGCAAATCGACAAGTAACAGTGAGATAGGAAGACTGACAGTCAGAGATGAAGGTACACAGactgaagacaaagaaaaagaaacagaagtaTACGGCACAAGTCTGAGTACAGataatgctgctgctgatgatgtTGACAGGATCGATGCAGATACAGAATTCCAAACTGATTCAGAAGGAACTAGTACAGTTTACAGAGTGCATGGTCGCTTATCTGTACCAagctcaaaaaagaaaacctacacAATAACAGAAGACGAGATCAAGCGCAGAATCAACGCAGAGAACATGTCAGTTCATGTTTTCAGAGGTTTGATTGGG ggccGTAAAGCCAAACTGCCCGCAATGATTCTTGACAGGCCTAAGAAGGCCAAAACTAAAGTAACAGTGTTTAGTGTTCTGAGTGAAGAGGAGGCTGGGGAGCTAGCCCTCGGGTTTGCCGGAAGATTGGCCTGCGATGTCACAACAGACATGGTCTGTAAAGGCATCGACCATTCAAGTGCTGATATGACAAA ACAGACTCTTCTCAAAATCCAGCACAATCTTAAACATGAGCTGACTGATTCCTCAACCTTCAGTTTGCTGACACACACCTTTGGCCCCGCTGCACTGGATTCTGTCATTTCATTCCTGTGTGAAAAACTTGATCTTGTTTCTTAA
- the LOC112435657 gene encoding uncharacterized protein LOC112435657 isoform X4, whose product MRGEEEKKELQPDKAPRRLKWMMVAACKKKMISVDYSICFLTDYLVGVAGPNSIGISSLKSLFDQTNISDEVIDGLIYLQCENFPHIYPIPSQITGKILDGSTRAQSAYFLKKNIFQMYEKLIGACLENGSHWTLFFAQSLIDGKTQVEEYNTEITKLRSRLCHYLFSSIDRTRKCSQCWCVIAAKDRVQCQKCGAYKHMRCSKSVCGICIFCETQCSTAEGKELCSIVGGYTGGAIEVASEECHQGKHQAANDKGKVPKGENICSKSTSNSEIGRLTVRDEGTQTEDKEKETEVYGTSLSTDNAAADDVDRIDADTEFQTDSEGTSTVYRVHGRLSVPSSKKKTYTITEDEIKRRINAENMSVHVFRGLIGGRKAKLPAMILDRPKKAKTKVTVFSVLSEEEAGELALGFAGRLACDVTTDMVCKGIDHSSADMTKQTLLKIQHNLKHELTDSSTFSLLTHTFGPAALDSVISFLCEKLDLVS is encoded by the exons AtgaggggagaggaggagaaaaaagaactacAACCAGACAAAGCTCCTAGAAGACTGAAATGGATGATGGTTGCagcatgcaaaaagaaaatgatatcTGTTGACTACAGCATATGCTTTCTCACAGATTACCTTGTGGGAGTAGCTGGACCAAACTCTATTGGTATTTCAAGTTTGAAATCCCTGTTTGACCAGACTAACATTTCAGATGAG gTAATAGATGGCCTAATCTATTTGCAGTGTGAG AATTTCCCTCACATTTATCCAATACCAAGCCAAATCACTGGAAAAATTTTGGATGGGTCCACAAGAGCACAAAGTGCATACTTTTTGAAG aaAAACATCTTTCAGATGTATGAGAAATTGATTGGAGCCTGTCTGGAAAACGGCAGCCACTGGACCTTGTTT TTTGCCCAATCTCTCATTGACGGTAAAACACAAGTGGAGGAGTACAACACTGAAATCACAAAGCTCAGGTCCCGACTTTGCCACTACTTATTTTCCTCAATAG ATCGAACTAGGAAGTGCAGTCAGTGCTGGTGTGTGATTGCAGCCAAAGACCGG gTGCAGTGCCAGAAATGTGGTGCATACAAGCACATGCGTTGTTCAAAGTCTGTTTGTGGCATCTGTATCTTCTGTGAGA CACAGTGCAGCACAGCAGAGGGAAAGGAGTTGTGCAGCATAGTGGGTGGCTATACAGGAGGAGCAATAGAAGTAGCCAGTGAAGAATGTCATCAGGGAAAGCATCAGGCAGCGAATGACAAAGGAAAAGTTCCTAAGGGAGAGAACATCTGCAGCAAATCGACAAGTAACAGTGAGATAGGAAGACTGACAGTCAGAGATGAAGGTACACAGactgaagacaaagaaaaagaaacagaagtaTACGGCACAAGTCTGAGTACAGataatgctgctgctgatgatgtTGACAGGATCGATGCAGATACAGAATTCCAAACTGATTCAGAAGGAACTAGTACAGTTTACAGAGTGCATGGTCGCTTATCTGTACCAagctcaaaaaagaaaacctacacAATAACAGAAGACGAGATCAAGCGCAGAATCAACGCAGAGAACATGTCAGTTCATGTTTTCAGAGGTTTGATTGGG ggccGTAAAGCCAAACTGCCCGCAATGATTCTTGACAGGCCTAAGAAGGCCAAAACTAAAGTAACAGTGTTTAGTGTTCTGAGTGAAGAGGAGGCTGGGGAGCTAGCCCTCGGGTTTGCCGGAAGATTGGCCTGCGATGTCACAACAGACATGGTCTGTAAAGGCATCGACCATTCAAGTGCTGATATGACAAA ACAGACTCTTCTCAAAATCCAGCACAATCTTAAACATGAGCTGACTGATTCCTCAACCTTCAGTTTGCTGACACACACCTTTGGCCCCGCTGCACTGGATTCTGTCATTTCATTCCTGTGTGAAAAACTTGATCTTGTTTCTTAA